The Henckelia pumila isolate YLH828 chromosome 2, ASM3356847v2, whole genome shotgun sequence genome includes a window with the following:
- the LOC140881331 gene encoding cellulose synthase A catalytic subunit 6 [UDP-forming]-like produces MATGRLVAGSHNRNEFVLINADEIGRVTSVKELTGQKCQICGDEIEFSIDGEPFVACNECAFPVCRPCYEYERREGNQACPQCRTRYKRIKGSPRVDGDEDEDEFDDLENEFERKDPLHFSGSGIYGRNNIGRSASRITDSSDTHPSHVNSEIPLLTYGQEDDTISADKHALIIPSFMSHERRVHPMPFTDSSMSLPPRPMDPNKDLAVYGYGTIAWKERMEEWKKKQNDRLQMVEHQGDDPDLPKMDEGRQPLSRKLPISSSKISPYRIVIVLRMAILGLFFHYRILHPVNDAYGLWLTSVICEIWFAVSWIFDQFPKWFPIERETYLDRLSLRYEKEGKPSELSSVDIFVSTVDPSKEPPLITANTVLSILAVDYPIDKVTCYVSDDGAAMLTFEALSETSEFARKWVPFCKKFNIEPRAPEWYFAQKIDYLRDKVEPTFVRERRAMKREYEEFKVRLNGLVAMAQKVPEDGWTMQDGTPWPGNHVRDHPGMIQVFLGQNGVRDIEGNELPRLVYVSREKRPGFDHHKKAGAMNALIRVSAVISNAPYLLNVDCDHYINNSKALREAMCFMMDPQDGKKICYVQFPQRFDGIDRHDRYSNRNVVFFDINMKGLDGIQGPIYVGTGCVFRRKALYGYDAPKKAKPPGKTCNCWPNWCCCCCGSRKKNKKGKSKDNKKNTKSREGSSQIHALENIEEGVKGIDGEKSTLMPQVKLEKKFGQSPVFIASTHLEEGGIPSGATSASLLKEAIHVISCGYEDKTEWGREVGWIYGSVTEDILTGFKMHCHGWRSVYCIPKRPAFKGSAPINLSDRLHQVLRWALGSVEIFFSRHCPIWYGYGCGLKPLERFSYINSVVYPLTSIPLIAYCTLPAVCLLTGKFIVPEISNYASIIFMALFLSIAVTSVLEMQWGRVAIDDLWRNEQFWVIGGVSSHFFALIQGLLKVLAGVNTNFTVTSKAADDGEFSELYLFKWTSLLIPPLTLMIINIIGVIVGISDAISNGYESWGPLFGRLFFAIWVILHLYPFLKGFMGKQDRVPTIIVVWSILLASIFSLLWVRINPFLSRDGIILEVCGLNCD; encoded by the exons ATGGCTACAGGAAGGCTTGTGGCTGGTTCACACAACAGGAATGAATTTGTACTTATCAATGCTGATGAAATTGGAAGG GTGACTTCCGTCAAAGAATTGACCGGGCAGAAATGTCAAATTTGTGGAGATGAGATTGAATTTAGTATAGATGGAGAACCTTTTGTTGCCTGCAATGAATGTGCTTTCCCTGTTTGTAGACCTTGTTATGAATACGAAAGAAGGGAAGGTAACCAAGCTTGCCCTCAGTGCAGAACCAGATACAAGCGCATAAAAG GGAGTCCAAGGGTTGACggagatgaagatgaagatgaatttgatgatttggagAATGAATTTGAAAGGAAAGATCCTTTGCATTTTTCGGGATCTGGAATATATGGTCGCAATAATATCGGCAGGAGTGCTTCCAGAATCACCGATTCTTCAGACACTCACCCTTCTCATGTTAACTCTGAAATCCCTCTACTTACTTATGGTCAAGAG GATGATACCATTTCGGCTGATAAACATGCTCTAATTATCCCTTCCTTTATGAGTCATGAAAGACGAGTTCATCCGATGCCATTTACCGATTCTTCCATGTCCT TGCCGCCGCGACCTATGGATCCTAATAAAGACTTAGCTGTATATGGCTATGGTACTATTGCTTGGAAGGAAAGAATGGAGGAGTGGAAGAAAAAGCAAAATGATAGACTTCAAATGGTCGAGCATCAAGGAGATGATCCTGATTTACCCAA GATGGATGAAGGGAGGCAACCACTTTCTAGGAAGTTACCAATTTCTTCAAGCAAGATAAGCCCTTACAGAATAGTCATTGTGCTTCGAATGGCAATTCTAGGGTTGTTCTTTCACTACAGAATTCTCCATCCTGTTAATGATGCATATGGATTATGGCTGACATCAGTCATATGTGAAATATGGTTCGCGGTGTCATGGATATTCGATCAGTTTCCGAAATGGTTCCCTATTGAACGGGAAACTTATCTCGACAGACTATCTCTAAG GTATGAGAAAGAAGGAAAGCCCTCCGAGCTATCTTCTGTTGACATATTTGTGAGCACGGTGGATCCCTCAAAAGAGCCTCCACTAATTACTGCAAACACTGTTCTTTCCATTCTTGCCGTGGATTATCCGATCGACAAGGTTACGTGCTACGTCTCAGATGATGGTGCCGCAATGCTCACTTTTGAAGCTCTTTCTGAAACATCTGAGTTTGCCAGAAAATGGGTCCCATTCTGCAAGAAATTTAACATTGAACCTCGGGCCCCTGAATGGTACTTTGCTCAAAAAATTGACTATTTGAGAGACAAGGTTGAACCAACATTCGTGAGGGAACGTCGTGCAATGAAG AGAGAGTACGAAGAGTTTAAAGTTCGATTAAATGGATTGGTTGCAATGGCGCAGAAAGTTCCCGAGGATGGTTGGACGATGCAGGATGGAACTCCCTGGCCAGGAAATCATGTCAGGGATCATCCTGGAATGATCCAG GTGTTCTTGGGTCAAAATGGCGTTCGGGATATTGAAGGGAATGAGTTGCCTCGTCTTGTATACGTTTCTCGTGAGAAAAGGCCGGGATTTGATCACCACAAAAAAGCCGGTGCCATGAATGCTTTG ATACGGGTGTCTGCTGTCATATCAAATGCACCGTACCTACTTAACGTGGATTGCGATCACTATATAAATAATAGCAAGGCTCTTAGAGAAGCTATGTGTTTTATGATGGATCCTCAAGACGGAAAGAAAATATGCTACGTCCAATTTCCTCAAAGATTCGATGGAATTGATCGGCATGATAGATATTCGAATCGCAACGTTGTCTTTTTTGAT ATAAATATGAAAGGGCTCGATGGGATCCAAGGTCCAATTTACGTTGGAACTGGATGTGTCTTTCGAAGGAAAGCCCTTTATGGATATGATGCCCCTAAGAAGGCAAAACCCCCTGGAAAAACATGCAATTGTTGGCCGAACTGGTGTTGCTGCTGTTGTGGATCAAGAAAGAAGAATAAGAAAGGGAAATCAAAGGATAACAAGAAAAATACGAAGAGCAGGGAAGGTTCGTCCCAGATTCACGCTCTTGAAAATATCGAGGAAGGAGTCAAAG GAATTGATGGTGAAAAATCAACCCTCATGCCCCAGGTAAAGCTAGAGAAAAAATTTGGACAGTCACCGGTTTTCATAGCTTCGACACATCTAGAAGAAGGTGGCATCCCCTCGGGGGCAACATCTGCGTCACTCCTGAAAGAAGCTATACATGTCATTAGTTGTGGCTATGAAGATAAAACAGAATGGGGAAGAGAG GTTGGATGGATTTACGGTTCAGTTACCGAAGATATCTTAACTGGTTTTAAGATGCACTGTCATGGGTGGAGATCTGTGTACTGCATACCCAAAAGACCTGCATTCAAAGGGTCGGCTCCAATCAATCTTTCGGATCGTTTGCACCAAGTTCTTCGATGGGCTTTGGGATCagttgaaatttttttcagCAGACACTGCCCTATTTGGTATGGATATGGGTGTGGTCTAAAACCGCTCGAGAGATTTTCATACATAAACTCAGTCGTCTATCCATTGACATCCATTCCATTGATTGCTTATTGTACCTTACCAGCAGTTTGCCTCCTTACTGGAAAATTCATTGTCCCTGAG ATCAGCAACTATGCCAGCATAATTTTCATGGCCCTCTTTTTATCAATTGCTGTAACCAGTGTCCTAGAAATGCAATGGGGGCGTGTAGCAATCGATGACCTGTGGAGAAACGAGCAGTTTTGGGTAATTGGTGGCGTCTCATCCCATTTCTTTGCTCTAATCCAAGGGCTTCTCAAGGTCTTGGCCGGTGTAAACACTAACTTCACCGTCACATCCAAAGCAGCCGATGATGGAGAGTTTTCCGAGCTTTACCTCTTCAAATGGACATCTTTGTTGATACCTCCTCTGACACTAATGATCATCAACATTATCGGGGTCATAGTTGGGATTTCAGATGCCATTAGCAATGGGTACGAGTCATGGGGCCCACTATTCGGAAGACTTTTCTTCGCCATTTGGGTGATTCTCCATTTATACCCTTTCCTCAAAGGGTTTATGGGTAAGCAGGACAGGGTCCCCACTATTATTGTGGTATGGTCTATTCTTCTTGCTTCTATATTCTCGTTATTGTGGGTACGAATCAACCCGTTCTTGTCGAGAGATGGGATCATTTTAGAAGTTTGCGGGTTGAACTGTGACTAA